The Guyparkeria halophila DNA window GACGAAATCGAGGTTCTCCTCCCCCGGGATGCCGAAGACGTACTTGACGCCCTCGTTCTCCAGGCAGCGCAGCAGCAGTTGGGCGCCGGTAGCCACGGGGCGATCAGTTGCGTTCGTCACGAATCTGTTCGATCAGGGTATCGACCACTCGGAGCATCTCGACGTTACCGCCGGCCAGTCGACCCGTGACGAGGTAGCGGCCATCGACCAGCAGGGCCGGCACGCCCTGCACGGCGGCATCCTGGGCGATCTGCCCCGTCTGGCGGATGGCGTTCTGGGTGCCGAAGCCATTGAAGGCCTCGAGGAACGCCTCGCGGTCGACGCCCTGCTTGGCGTAGAAGTCGGCGATCGAATCGGCATCGGTCAGGCGCGTGCCTTCCTCGTGGATGGCGTGGAACACCTGGGCGTGCGTGTCATCGACCACGCCCAGCTGGTCGGCGGCATAGAACGCACGCGTCAGCGGCACCCAGTGCTGGCCGAGTGCCAGGGCGCGGCGCTCGAAGACCACGTCCTCGTCCAGCTCCTCGATCCACGGCTCGAGTTCGCTCTCGAGGTAGTAGCAGTGCGGGCAGCCATACCAGAAGAACTCCTGGACCAGGACCTTGCCTTCCGGCGAGCTGACATCGGTCTGCACTGCTTTGTAGCCCGGTTCCGCGGCCATCGCGGGGGCGGCCAGTGCCAGGGCGGTGGCGGCCAGCAGCGCGGCGAAGAATGACGTGAGGCGGTTGACGAGCATGGAGTGTCTCCGTGATTCGATCAGGTGAGGCGTTCAGTGACAGCTCGAAGTCGAGCGGGCCTAAACGAAGTATGGGGCAAGCCCGCTGTCCTTGCAGCCGGCCGCCCCATATCGGTTCATTCAATCCGGGCGGGTCAGAGTTCGCCGTAGGAGTGCAGCCCGGAGAGGAACATGTTCACGCCCAGGAAGGCGAAGCTGGTGATGAACAGGCCGCCGATGCTCCACCAGGCCATGACCGGACCACGCCAACCCTTGGTCAGGCGCATGTGCAGCCAGGCGGCGTAGTTCAGCCAGACGATCAGTGCCCAGGTCTCCTTCGGGTCCCAGCTCCAGTAACCGCCCCAGGCCTCGGCGGCCCACATGGCGCCGAGGATGGTAGCGATGGTGAAGAAGGCGAAGCCCAGCGCGATGGCCTTGTACTGGATATCGTCCATCACGGCCAGCGACGGCAGGCGGTCATTTGGGCCGTCACCGCCCATCTTGTCCTTGATCAGATAGGCGATGCCCACCATCGCGGCGATGGCGAAGGTGCCGTAACCGATGAAGTTGGCCGGCACGTGGATCTTCATCCACCAACTGTTGAGCGCGGGCACCAGCGGGGCGATGACCTCGGCATCACGTGTGAATTGGTACCAGAGCAGGAAGCCCAGCGCGACGCCGACGATCAGCATCACGAAGCCGCCCAGGCTGCGGTTGTTGTAGCGCTTCTCGTAATAGAGATACAGCAGCGCGGTGACCACGGCGAAGACGATGAACACCTCGTAGAGGTTGCTCACCGGGATGTGGCCGTAGTCGAGGTTGATCAGGTAGCCCTCGCGCCAACGGGAGAAAAAGCCGATGAAGCCCATGGCCACACCGCTCCAGACCAGGGCGCTGCCGACCTTCAGGCCGTACGCCGAACGGGTCAGCGTGCTGATGAAGTAGGTGGGGATGGAGAGGAAGAACAGCGCCACCATCCACATGGTGGCGGCCTGGCTGGAGAGCAGGAACTTGAACAGGAAGGTCGATTCCTGGAACTCGGCCAGCGCGGCCCGTCCAATCGCGCCGTCGGCGCCCAGGATGTTGTATCGCCACAGGGCGAACAGCGAGACCGCGGCGACCACGGCGGTGAGCCAGCGGGTCGCCGGCCAGATCCAACCCAAAAAGCCCAGGCCGAGGGCAGCGCCGAATAGCGTCCCGGTGGCGTAAAAATCGAGCGAGGCGCTGTACTGGGCGTAGCCGATGCCGGCGCCGACTAGCATGGCGATGGCCCACAGGGCGTCGATCAGACCGAAGCTACGCCGTTGGGGTAGCTCGGAGCTGGGTTGATAGCCGTTGACCATCTGTTCGTTGGGGACAGACATGGGCGATTTCTCCTGCGCGGATTGTCTTGCCGTCATTCCGGCCGGCCGGGCTTATCCGGGTCGGACGGTGGGTTTTTATGCTCGTTTGACTCGGTCTGCCGCTGAAGTTCATCGCTGAACTGGGCAAACGCCTGGTCGAAGTCGATATTCTTGCGGGCATCCGTGCCGGCGACCACGACACGGTGGTGCGCCGAATCGCCATCATCGTTCACCCCGGCCGGTTTGATCAACACCCACAGTCGGCGGTAGTGGATGTAGAACAGCATGAAGATGCCCAAGGTCAGCATCAGCGAGCCCAGGTACACCCAGAACATGCCCGGGGCGCGGGTTATTTCCAGCCCGGTCGACTGGATGTGGTTGAAGCCGGTGGGCGCGACGAAGATCGGCGAGCCGTAATTGGGGATAACCGTGACCACGTCGAGCGCGTTCTCGAAGAATTCCGCATCCTGGTCGGTGAACTCCTCGATCCCCTGTGCCTGCAGTGTTTCC harbors:
- a CDS encoding thiol:disulfide interchange protein DsbA/DsbL → MLVNRLTSFFAALLAATALALAAPAMAAEPGYKAVQTDVSSPEGKVLVQEFFWYGCPHCYYLESELEPWIEELDEDVVFERRALALGQHWVPLTRAFYAADQLGVVDDTHAQVFHAIHEEGTRLTDADSIADFYAKQGVDREAFLEAFNGFGTQNAIRQTGQIAQDAAVQGVPALLVDGRYLVTGRLAGGNVEMLRVVDTLIEQIRDERN
- the ccsB gene encoding c-type cytochrome biogenesis protein CcsB, encoding MSVPNEQMVNGYQPSSELPQRRSFGLIDALWAIAMLVGAGIGYAQYSASLDFYATGTLFGAALGLGFLGWIWPATRWLTAVVAAVSLFALWRYNILGADGAIGRAALAEFQESTFLFKFLLSSQAATMWMVALFFLSIPTYFISTLTRSAYGLKVGSALVWSGVAMGFIGFFSRWREGYLINLDYGHIPVSNLYEVFIVFAVVTALLYLYYEKRYNNRSLGGFVMLIVGVALGFLLWYQFTRDAEVIAPLVPALNSWWMKIHVPANFIGYGTFAIAAMVGIAYLIKDKMGGDGPNDRLPSLAVMDDIQYKAIALGFAFFTIATILGAMWAAEAWGGYWSWDPKETWALIVWLNYAAWLHMRLTKGWRGPVMAWWSIGGLFITSFAFLGVNMFLSGLHSYGEL